The Streptomyces sp. NBC_01353 genome contains a region encoding:
- a CDS encoding YbjQ family protein → MGIEEYGGGQGPQSDVLVVTTNDVPGYEVRQVIGEVFGLTVRSRHLGSQIGAGLKSMIGGELKGLTKTLVETRNQAMERLVEQAKARGANAVLMFRFDVTEAADVGTEVCAYGTAAVIAPRA, encoded by the coding sequence ATGGGCATCGAGGAGTACGGAGGCGGTCAGGGACCGCAGTCCGACGTGCTGGTCGTCACGACCAACGACGTTCCCGGCTACGAGGTCCGGCAGGTGATCGGCGAGGTCTTCGGTCTGACCGTGCGCTCGCGGCATCTGGGCAGCCAGATCGGCGCGGGCCTGAAGTCGATGATCGGCGGGGAGCTGAAGGGTCTGACGAAGACCCTGGTGGAGACCCGTAACCAGGCGATGGAGCGGCTGGTGGAGCAGGCGAAGGCGCGCGGCGCCAACGCCGTGCTGATGTTCCGCTTCGACGTGACGGAGGCGGCGGATGTGGGGACGGAGGTCTGTGCCTACGGCACGGCGGCGGTGATCGCTCCTCGGGCGTGA
- a CDS encoding glutamate decarboxylase, whose amino-acid sequence MALHKGHAEPEPDRHLSLNPFYGMANPVGGMTEAPPIHRLPDGPLPPMSAYQVVHDELMLDGNSRLNLATFVTTWMEPQAGVLMAECRDKNMIDKDEYPRTAELERRCVAMLADLWNAPDPSAAVGCSTTGSSEACMLAGMALKRRWAKKNADRYPGSARPNLVMGINVQVCWEKFCNFWEVEARLVPMEGDRFHMDAESAAALCDENTIGVVAVLGSTFDGSYEPVAEICSALDALQERTGLDIPVHVDGASGAMIAPFVDEDLVWDFQLPRVSSINTSGHKYGLVYPGVGWALWRSPDELPEELVFRVNYLGGDMPTFALNFSRPGAQVVAQYYTFLRLGREGYRAVQQTTRDVARTVSERIEAIGEFRLLTRGDQLPVFAFTTAPDVSSFDVFDVSRRLRERGWLVPAYTFPANREDLSVLRVVCRNGFSADLAGLFIEDLNRVLPDLRRQSGPSTDNKAAATSFHH is encoded by the coding sequence ATGGCACTGCACAAGGGCCACGCCGAGCCCGAGCCGGATCGGCACCTCTCCCTCAACCCCTTCTACGGCATGGCCAACCCGGTGGGCGGCATGACCGAGGCGCCGCCGATCCACCGGCTCCCCGACGGTCCGCTGCCGCCCATGAGCGCCTATCAGGTGGTTCACGACGAGCTCATGCTCGACGGGAACTCCCGGCTCAACCTCGCCACCTTCGTCACCACCTGGATGGAGCCCCAGGCCGGTGTCCTGATGGCCGAGTGCCGCGACAAGAACATGATCGACAAGGACGAGTACCCGCGGACGGCCGAACTGGAGCGGCGCTGCGTGGCCATGCTCGCCGACCTCTGGAACGCCCCGGACCCCTCGGCCGCCGTCGGCTGCTCCACCACCGGCTCCAGCGAGGCGTGCATGCTCGCCGGCATGGCCCTCAAGCGCCGCTGGGCCAAGAAGAACGCCGACCGCTATCCCGGCAGTGCCCGGCCCAATCTGGTGATGGGCATCAACGTGCAGGTCTGCTGGGAGAAGTTCTGCAACTTCTGGGAGGTCGAGGCACGGCTCGTACCCATGGAGGGCGACCGCTTCCACATGGACGCGGAGTCGGCCGCCGCGCTCTGCGACGAGAACACCATCGGTGTGGTCGCCGTGCTCGGCTCGACCTTCGACGGCTCCTACGAACCGGTCGCGGAGATCTGCTCCGCGCTCGACGCCCTCCAGGAACGGACCGGCCTCGACATCCCCGTCCACGTCGACGGCGCGTCCGGCGCGATGATCGCCCCTTTCGTGGACGAGGACCTGGTCTGGGACTTCCAGCTGCCCCGGGTCTCCTCGATCAACACCTCCGGTCACAAGTACGGCCTGGTCTACCCGGGCGTCGGTTGGGCCCTGTGGCGCTCGCCGGACGAGCTCCCCGAGGAACTCGTCTTCCGGGTCAACTACCTCGGCGGCGACATGCCGACCTTCGCCCTCAACTTCTCCCGGCCGGGCGCCCAGGTCGTCGCGCAGTACTACACGTTCCTGCGGCTCGGCCGGGAGGGCTACCGGGCGGTCCAGCAGACCACCCGGGACGTCGCCCGCACGGTCTCCGAACGGATCGAGGCGATCGGCGAATTCCGCCTCCTCACCCGCGGCGACCAGCTGCCGGTCTTCGCGTTCACCACCGCCCCCGACGTGAGCAGCTTCGACGTCTTCGACGTCTCGCGCCGGCTGCGGGAGCGGGGCTGGCTCGTCCCGGCGTACACCTTCCCCGCCAACCGGGAGGACCTGTCGGTGCTGCGCGTGGTCTGCCGCAACGGCTTCTCGGCCGACCTCGCGGGGCTGTTCATCGAGGACCTGAACCGGGTCCTGCCCGACCTGCGGCGTCAGTCCGGCCCCTCGACCGACAACAAGGCGGCCGCCACCTCCTTCCACCACTGA
- a CDS encoding ABC transporter permease, producing the protein MSVAYVMSDCWTMTRRELAHWARQPVVMVVGLAFPVMMLLMFGYLVGGGREIEGAYVDYLVPGMLTLTMVFGLEGTMTAVTQDLNKGVIDRFRSMPMADGAVLVGRSVADMLQSAAGLVVMVGVGYAIGWRAHGGFGAFLGAMGLLLLLRFAMLWIGIYLAMVAGRPELVMAVQILVWPIGFLSNAFASPGSMPGWLGTVVEWNPMSATATAVRDLFGNPGGEPGHVMAAVVWPLLLLAVFFPLAVRKFRRLSV; encoded by the coding sequence ATGAGCGTGGCGTACGTGATGAGCGACTGCTGGACGATGACCCGGCGGGAACTGGCCCACTGGGCGCGGCAGCCGGTCGTGATGGTGGTCGGCCTCGCCTTCCCGGTCATGATGCTGCTGATGTTCGGCTATCTCGTCGGCGGTGGCCGGGAGATCGAGGGCGCGTACGTCGACTACCTCGTGCCCGGCATGCTCACGTTGACGATGGTCTTCGGCCTCGAAGGCACGATGACGGCCGTCACCCAGGACCTGAACAAGGGCGTGATCGACCGTTTCCGCTCGATGCCGATGGCCGACGGCGCGGTGCTCGTGGGGCGTTCGGTCGCCGACATGCTCCAGTCCGCGGCCGGGCTGGTGGTGATGGTCGGCGTCGGGTACGCCATCGGCTGGCGGGCGCACGGCGGCTTCGGCGCCTTCCTCGGGGCCATGGGGCTGCTGCTCCTGCTGCGCTTCGCGATGCTGTGGATCGGGATCTACCTGGCCATGGTGGCGGGGCGGCCGGAGCTGGTGATGGCCGTGCAGATCCTGGTCTGGCCGATCGGCTTCCTCTCCAACGCGTTCGCCTCGCCGGGGTCCATGCCGGGGTGGCTGGGCACGGTCGTCGAGTGGAACCCGATGTCGGCGACCGCGACGGCGGTACGGGACCTCTTCGGCAACCCGGGCGGGGAGCCGGGGCACGTGATGGCGGCGGTGGTGTGGCCGCTGCTGCTGCTCGCGGTCTTCTTCCCGCTGGCGGTACGGAAGTTCAGGCGGCTGAGCGTGTAG
- a CDS encoding ion channel protein gives MATDTPSSAPPPGAPPTPLHVLLPQILPALVVGVGASLLYVGISEASEQLKDVVWDTLPDALGIGGYSSLWMIVMLTATGVAVGLVVWKVPGHAGPDPASTGLEGPPLALSVVPGLLLASMLALAGGVSLGPENPIIAANIALAYWLGRRVAPAAPGALWVVLASSATIGALFGTPVAAALVISEALAHQPSSRGSLWDRLFAPLVAAGAGAMTSSLLTDFTFNLSLPQVTDPGWGDLLAAMVVATAAALFGLLSCYGFPYLHTAFKRLRHPMLMLPLGGLLLGLLGALGGPLTLFKGLEQIKELTSNLGGWSSGELAKMAAVKLVALLVAASCGFRGGRIFPAVFVGVAFGLFAQALVPEIPPAVAVSAGVLGVLLATTRQGWVSLFTAAVLAPQPSMFAVLCLASLPAWLVVTGRPQLELDESGAPLH, from the coding sequence GTGGCCACTGATACCCCGTCATCCGCGCCTCCGCCCGGCGCTCCGCCGACCCCCCTGCATGTCCTCCTGCCACAGATCCTGCCCGCCCTCGTGGTCGGGGTGGGGGCGAGCCTGCTCTACGTCGGGATCAGCGAGGCCTCCGAGCAGCTCAAGGACGTGGTGTGGGACACCCTGCCGGACGCACTGGGCATCGGCGGCTACTCCTCGCTGTGGATGATCGTCATGCTGACCGCGACCGGTGTCGCGGTGGGGCTCGTCGTCTGGAAGGTGCCCGGGCACGCGGGCCCCGACCCGGCCTCCACCGGGCTCGAAGGCCCCCCACTGGCCCTGTCGGTCGTCCCCGGGCTGCTGCTGGCGAGCATGCTCGCCCTGGCCGGCGGTGTGAGCCTCGGCCCGGAGAACCCGATCATCGCGGCCAACATCGCGCTCGCCTACTGGCTCGGCAGGAGGGTGGCGCCTGCCGCGCCGGGGGCGCTCTGGGTCGTGCTCGCCTCCTCCGCCACCATCGGCGCCCTCTTCGGCACCCCGGTGGCCGCGGCTCTGGTCATCTCCGAGGCCCTCGCCCACCAGCCGAGCAGCCGAGGCTCGTTGTGGGACCGGCTCTTCGCCCCGCTGGTCGCTGCCGGGGCCGGGGCGATGACCTCGTCGCTACTCACGGACTTCACCTTCAACCTGTCGCTGCCCCAGGTGACCGACCCCGGGTGGGGCGACCTGCTCGCGGCGATGGTCGTGGCCACCGCCGCGGCCCTGTTCGGCCTCCTGTCCTGCTACGGCTTCCCTTATCTCCACACCGCCTTCAAGCGGCTGCGCCACCCGATGCTGATGCTGCCCCTCGGTGGCCTGCTCCTCGGCCTCCTCGGCGCACTCGGCGGGCCGCTGACGCTCTTCAAGGGCCTGGAGCAGATCAAGGAACTCACGTCGAACCTCGGCGGCTGGTCCTCGGGCGAGCTGGCGAAGATGGCGGCGGTCAAACTCGTCGCCCTGCTGGTCGCCGCCTCCTGCGGATTCCGGGGCGGCCGGATCTTCCCCGCCGTGTTCGTCGGCGTCGCCTTCGGTCTGTTCGCCCAGGCGCTGGTGCCGGAGATCCCTCCCGCCGTCGCCGTCTCCGCAGGTGTGCTCGGCGTGCTGCTCGCGACCACCCGGCAGGGCTGGGTGAGCCTCTTCACCGCCGCCGTCCTCGCCCCCCAGCCCTCGATGTTCGCCGTGCTCTGCCTGGCTTCCCTGCCCGCCTGGCTGGTCGTCACCGGACGCCCCCAGCTCGAACTGGACGAGTCGGGCGCCCCCCTGCACTGA
- a CDS encoding DinB family protein produces the protein MVALVPAEAQGDERGAFLNFVEAQRAAIRRAALGLTDEQAASCPSASTLSVSGLIKHVAEVELTWLRLAQQRRNEKQRSKDTWGDGFRLVESETVPEILDFWEGVAKETEEFVRAVPSLDDTFPLPPAPWFPKDGRVSMRWMLLHLVQEMGRHAGHADIVRESLDGKDSFTLIAEEQGAVPAAG, from the coding sequence ATGGTTGCTCTTGTTCCCGCGGAGGCCCAGGGTGACGAGCGCGGGGCGTTCCTCAACTTCGTCGAGGCCCAGCGGGCGGCGATCCGCAGGGCCGCCCTCGGCCTCACGGACGAGCAGGCGGCGAGCTGCCCGAGCGCCAGCACGCTCAGCGTGTCCGGGCTGATCAAGCATGTCGCGGAGGTGGAGCTGACCTGGCTCCGCCTGGCGCAGCAGCGCCGGAACGAGAAGCAGCGCTCCAAGGACACCTGGGGCGACGGCTTCCGGCTGGTCGAGAGCGAGACCGTGCCGGAGATCCTGGACTTCTGGGAGGGCGTGGCGAAGGAGACCGAGGAGTTCGTCCGCGCCGTGCCGAGCCTGGACGACACCTTCCCCCTGCCGCCGGCCCCCTGGTTCCCGAAGGACGGGCGGGTCTCGATGCGCTGGATGCTGCTCCACCTGGTCCAGGAGATGGGCCGGCACGCCGGGCACGCGGACATCGTCCGGGAGTCGCTGGACGGCAAGGACTCGTTCACGCTGATCGCGGAGGAGCAGGGCGCGGTCCCGGCGGCGGGCTGA
- a CDS encoding VTT domain-containing protein translates to MNTLALGPSWLDPDYLIQTFGLIGVLVIVFAESGLLIGFFLPGDSLLFTTGLLVTTGKLDSPLWLVCTLVVAAAIIGDQVGYLFGRKVGPALFKRPDSKLFKQENVEKAHEFFEKHGPKSLILARFVPIVRTFTPIIAGVSRMNYRSFITFNVIGGVLWGAGVTLLGASLGKIDFVHEHIEAILILIVAISVIPIVIEYLRARSQSKKARAQGAQGAHGDHGDHDTPSERGRHAKR, encoded by the coding sequence GTGAATACGCTTGCCCTCGGACCGAGCTGGCTGGACCCGGATTATCTGATCCAGACCTTCGGCCTGATCGGTGTCCTCGTCATCGTCTTCGCCGAGTCCGGCCTGCTCATCGGGTTCTTCCTGCCCGGCGACTCGCTGCTCTTCACCACCGGCCTGCTGGTCACCACCGGCAAACTGGACTCGCCGCTCTGGCTCGTCTGCACGCTCGTCGTGGCCGCCGCCATCATCGGCGACCAGGTCGGCTACCTGTTCGGCCGCAAGGTGGGCCCGGCACTCTTCAAGCGCCCCGACTCCAAGCTCTTCAAGCAGGAGAACGTGGAGAAGGCGCACGAGTTCTTCGAGAAGCACGGCCCGAAGTCGCTGATCCTGGCCCGCTTCGTGCCGATCGTGCGCACGTTCACGCCGATCATCGCCGGTGTGAGCCGGATGAACTACCGCTCGTTCATCACCTTCAACGTCATCGGCGGCGTGCTCTGGGGCGCGGGCGTGACCCTGCTCGGCGCGTCCCTCGGCAAGATCGACTTCGTGCACGAGCACATCGAGGCGATCCTCATCCTGATCGTCGCGATCTCCGTGATCCCGATCGTGATCGAGTACCTGCGCGCCCGCTCCCAGTCCAAGAAGGCCCGCGCCCAGGGCGCCCAGGGCGCCCACGGCGACCACGGCGACCACGACACCCCCAGCGAGCGCGGCCGCCACGCCAAGCGCTAA
- a CDS encoding sialidase family protein — MADERAPENGFCRQHVAVLDRGAKTWVLRSSPLPETRGTDGISSNLLALGPGRALIEEGGAEPGKRRTWFTRDGGRSWRVGDLRTVGTTAVIPAGAVLTTDCAQPVGAWVDDCVRQRLVVISPEDGRRRALAKGPLLGARPRPAEVAEPDGSWWASGTDPLSGRAAVAVSRDQGRSWSVSRLPSPTTEPGWFTAVAVGPGVVYAAEMGELKGGDPVKNPMRALHRSWDGGRTWERMWTTGPMIEPRTLLGIPVPGPGGRVLIGAEDREYVSVDGGRSFRPSGEGTSFTRRTPLGLLRHNTSCLYDISVDGERWAEFALGCEGESF, encoded by the coding sequence GTGGCGGACGAGCGGGCGCCGGAGAACGGCTTCTGCCGGCAGCACGTGGCCGTGCTCGACCGGGGCGCGAAGACCTGGGTGCTGCGGAGCTCCCCGCTGCCCGAGACACGGGGGACGGACGGCATCTCGTCCAACCTGCTGGCGCTCGGGCCGGGGCGCGCCCTGATCGAGGAGGGTGGTGCCGAGCCCGGGAAGCGGCGGACCTGGTTCACCCGGGACGGCGGGCGCAGCTGGCGCGTCGGCGACCTGAGGACGGTCGGGACGACCGCGGTGATACCGGCCGGGGCCGTGCTCACCACCGACTGCGCGCAGCCCGTCGGGGCGTGGGTGGACGACTGCGTCCGGCAGCGGCTGGTGGTGATCTCCCCGGAGGACGGGCGGCGGCGCGCCCTCGCCAAGGGGCCGCTGCTCGGGGCGCGTCCGAGGCCGGCCGAGGTGGCGGAGCCCGACGGCTCGTGGTGGGCCTCGGGGACCGACCCGCTGTCGGGGCGGGCCGCCGTCGCCGTGTCGCGGGACCAGGGGCGCAGCTGGTCGGTGAGCCGGCTGCCGAGCCCGACCACCGAGCCTGGGTGGTTCACGGCGGTCGCGGTCGGTCCGGGCGTCGTCTACGCGGCGGAGATGGGGGAGTTGAAGGGCGGTGACCCGGTCAAGAACCCCATGCGGGCGCTGCACCGCTCCTGGGACGGCGGCCGGACGTGGGAGCGCATGTGGACGACGGGGCCGATGATCGAGCCCCGTACGCTCCTGGGGATCCCGGTGCCGGGCCCCGGTGGCCGGGTGCTGATCGGAGCCGAGGACCGGGAGTACGTGAGCGTCGACGGAGGCCGCAGCTTCCGGCCGTCCGGCGAGGGCACGAGCTTCACCCGCCGCACGCCCCTCGGGCTGCTCCGCCACAACACCAGCTGTCTCTACGACATATCCGTGGACGGCGAGCGCTGGGCGGAGTTCGCTCTGGGGTGCGAGGGCGAGTCGTTCTGA
- a CDS encoding aldehyde dehydrogenase family protein, producing MSYFTDLAHQYIDGEWKPGSGSWDIIDFNPYTGEKLASITVATADEVDHAYRAAERAQREWAETNPYTRRLVFERALRIVEDREQELSDTIMAELGGTRLKAAFELHLAKEFLREAIQLALRPEGRILPSPVDGKENRVYRLPVGVVGVISPFNFPFLLSIKSVAPALALGNAVVLKPHQNTPICGGTLVAKVLEDAGLPAGLLNVVVTDIAEIGDALLTHPVPKVISFTGSDKVGRHVATVCAQNFKHAVLELGGNSALIVLEDADVDYAVDAAVFSRFVHQGQVCMAANRILVDRTLEAEFTEKFVAKVKTLRVGDPADPATHIGPLINSQQAESVSAVVEQAVAGGATALLHGSADGNVVSPSVLTDLPADAPVLSQEIFGPVALILPFDGEEEAIRIANDTPYGLSGAVHTGDIERGVRVAQRIHTGMIHINDGTVADEPIVPFGGEKHSGIGRLNGDAMIDAFTTQKWISIQHGRSQFPF from the coding sequence ATGTCCTACTTCACCGACCTGGCCCACCAGTACATAGACGGCGAGTGGAAGCCCGGCAGCGGCTCGTGGGACATCATCGACTTCAACCCGTACACCGGTGAGAAGCTCGCCTCGATCACCGTCGCCACCGCCGACGAGGTCGACCACGCCTACCGCGCCGCCGAGCGGGCCCAGCGCGAGTGGGCCGAGACCAACCCGTACACCCGCCGGCTCGTCTTCGAGCGCGCCCTGCGGATCGTCGAGGACCGCGAGCAGGAGCTCTCCGACACGATCATGGCCGAGCTCGGCGGCACGCGCCTGAAGGCGGCCTTCGAGCTGCACCTCGCCAAGGAGTTCCTGCGCGAGGCGATCCAGCTGGCGCTGCGCCCCGAGGGCCGGATCCTGCCCTCCCCGGTCGACGGCAAGGAAAACCGCGTCTACCGCCTCCCGGTCGGTGTCGTCGGCGTCATCTCCCCCTTCAACTTCCCCTTCCTCCTGTCGATCAAGTCGGTCGCCCCGGCGCTCGCCCTCGGCAACGCGGTCGTCCTCAAGCCGCACCAGAACACTCCGATCTGCGGCGGCACGCTCGTCGCGAAGGTCCTGGAGGACGCCGGTCTGCCGGCCGGGCTGCTGAACGTGGTCGTGACCGACATCGCCGAGATCGGCGACGCGCTGCTGACCCACCCGGTCCCGAAGGTCATCTCCTTCACCGGCTCCGACAAGGTCGGCCGCCACGTCGCCACCGTCTGCGCGCAGAACTTCAAGCACGCCGTCCTCGAACTCGGTGGCAACAGCGCTCTGATCGTCCTCGAGGACGCCGACGTCGACTACGCGGTGGACGCGGCCGTCTTCAGCCGCTTCGTGCACCAGGGGCAGGTCTGCATGGCCGCCAACCGGATCCTGGTGGACCGCACCCTGGAGGCGGAGTTCACCGAGAAGTTCGTCGCCAAGGTGAAGACGCTGCGCGTCGGCGACCCCGCCGACCCCGCCACCCACATCGGTCCGCTCATCAATTCCCAGCAGGCGGAGTCGGTTTCGGCCGTCGTCGAGCAGGCGGTGGCGGGCGGCGCGACGGCCCTGCTGCACGGCTCGGCGGACGGCAACGTCGTCTCCCCGTCGGTCCTGACCGACCTCCCGGCCGACGCGCCCGTGCTGAGCCAGGAGATCTTCGGCCCGGTGGCGCTCATCCTGCCCTTCGACGGCGAGGAGGAGGCGATCCGCATCGCCAACGACACGCCGTACGGCCTGAGTGGCGCCGTCCACACCGGTGACATCGAGCGGGGTGTACGGGTCGCCCAGCGCATCCACACCGGCATGATCCACATCAACGACGGCACCGTGGCCGACGAGCCGATCGTGCCGTTCGGCGGCGAGAAGCACTCGGGCATCGGCCGGCTGAACGGCGACGCGATGATCGACGCCTTCACGACCCAGAAGTGGATCTCGATCCAGCACGGGCGGAGCCAGTTCCCCTTCTAG
- a CDS encoding PadR family transcriptional regulator has protein sequence MSAIRLLVLGAVRQHGRAHGYQVRNDLEFWGAHEWSNAKPGSIYHALKQMAKQGLLHAYEIAPSTAGGPPRTEYEVTEKGTEEYFALLREALTTYDQKMDVLSAGIGFIVDLPRAEVVELLRARVRALDEWRAAVTEYYTPEGGPQQLGHIGEIMHLWVHSADAGKEWTLGLIERIEAGAYSFAGEGGEPFMGVLAEGEENPYATGDPDEYRD, from the coding sequence GTGTCAGCGATCCGGCTGCTTGTTCTCGGCGCGGTCCGCCAGCACGGGCGCGCCCACGGCTACCAGGTCCGCAACGACCTGGAGTTCTGGGGCGCGCACGAGTGGTCCAACGCCAAGCCCGGCTCGATCTACCACGCGCTCAAGCAGATGGCCAAGCAAGGTCTGCTGCATGCGTACGAGATCGCGCCGAGCACGGCCGGCGGCCCGCCGCGGACCGAGTACGAGGTGACGGAGAAGGGTACGGAGGAGTACTTCGCACTGCTGCGCGAGGCGCTGACCACGTACGACCAGAAGATGGACGTCCTGTCGGCGGGAATCGGGTTCATCGTCGACCTCCCCCGGGCGGAGGTCGTGGAACTGCTGCGCGCGCGGGTGCGGGCGCTCGACGAGTGGCGCGCCGCCGTCACCGAGTACTACACGCCGGAGGGCGGCCCGCAGCAGCTCGGGCACATCGGCGAGATCATGCACCTCTGGGTCCACTCGGCGGACGCCGGCAAGGAGTGGACGCTCGGCCTGATCGAGCGGATCGAGGCGGGTGCGTACTCCTTCGCGGGCGAGGGTGGGGAGCCCTTCATGGGGGTGCTCGCCGAGGGTGAGGAGAACCCGTACGCGACGGGCGACCCGGACGAATACCGGGACTAA
- a CDS encoding helix-turn-helix transcriptional regulator, whose translation MTAVESSGASGSVVRRILLGSQLRRLRESRGITREAAGYSIRASESKISRMELGRVSFKARDVEDLLTLYGVSDESERGSLLGLAREANVAGWWHSFGDVLPGWFQTYIGLEGAASLIRIYEVQFVHGLLQTEAYAHAVVTRGIPDAPRAEIERRVALRLERQKVLVSERAPQFHAVLDEAALRRPYGDRAVMQGQLRHLIEISEHPNVTLQVMPFSYGGHAGESGAFTMLSFPESDLSDVVYLEQLTSALYLDKREEVAQYARVMERLREDSPDPAESRDLLRGLLQLT comes from the coding sequence GTGACCGCAGTCGAATCGAGCGGAGCGAGCGGGAGCGTGGTGCGACGCATTCTGCTGGGTTCGCAACTGAGGCGGTTGCGCGAGTCGCGCGGCATCACCCGCGAGGCGGCCGGCTACTCGATCCGCGCGTCCGAATCCAAGATCAGCCGTATGGAGTTGGGCAGGGTGAGCTTCAAGGCCAGGGATGTCGAGGACCTGCTCACGCTCTACGGCGTCAGCGACGAGTCCGAGCGCGGCTCACTCCTCGGGCTGGCCCGCGAGGCCAACGTCGCCGGCTGGTGGCACAGCTTCGGCGACGTCCTGCCCGGCTGGTTCCAGACGTACATCGGCCTGGAAGGCGCCGCCTCCCTCATCCGCATCTACGAAGTCCAGTTCGTGCACGGCCTGTTGCAGACCGAGGCATACGCACACGCCGTCGTCACCCGCGGCATCCCCGACGCCCCGCGCGCCGAGATCGAACGCCGCGTCGCGCTCCGCCTGGAGCGCCAGAAGGTCCTCGTCTCCGAGCGCGCCCCGCAGTTCCACGCCGTCCTCGACGAAGCGGCGCTGCGCCGCCCCTACGGCGACCGGGCCGTGATGCAGGGCCAGTTGAGGCATCTCATCGAGATCTCCGAGCACCCCAACGTCACCCTCCAGGTCATGCCCTTCAGCTACGGCGGGCACGCCGGCGAGAGCGGCGCGTTCACCATGCTGAGCTTCCCGGAGTCCGACCTCTCCGACGTCGTCTACCTGGAGCAGCTGACCAGCGCCCTCTACCTCGACAAGCGCGAGGAAGTCGCCCAGTACGCACGCGTCATGGAGCGGCTGCGCGAGGACAGTCCCGATCCGGCCGAAAGTCGCGACCTCCTCAGGGGACTCCTCCAACTCACGTAG
- a CDS encoding ATP-binding cassette domain-containing protein, translating to MTDAIVVEGARKRYGDKPALDGLDLVVGAGTVHGLLGPNGAGKTTTVRILATLLRHEEGLVRVAGFDVRTRAAEVRRRIGLLGQHAAVDEELGGRQNLEMFGRLYHLGARRAGARADELLERFGLADTGRKPVKQFSGGMRRRLDLAASLITEPEVLFLDEPTTGLDPRGRGEVWESVRSLVGGGTTVLLTTQYLEEADQLADRISVVDHGRVVADGTADELKAKVGGDRIDVVLRDGRRLAEAARLLPALGSEVTVDADRRRISAPVTDRMAALAETVRALEAAGIEAEDIALRRPTLDEVFLHLTGDAQDEEAEVAA from the coding sequence ATGACTGACGCGATCGTCGTCGAAGGCGCGCGGAAGCGGTACGGGGACAAGCCGGCGCTCGACGGCCTCGACCTGGTCGTAGGCGCCGGCACGGTGCACGGCCTGCTCGGCCCCAACGGCGCGGGCAAGACCACGACGGTACGGATCCTGGCCACGCTGCTGCGGCACGAGGAGGGCCTGGTGCGGGTCGCGGGCTTCGACGTCCGGACCCGGGCGGCCGAGGTACGGCGCAGGATCGGGCTCCTCGGGCAGCATGCTGCCGTCGACGAGGAGCTGGGGGGCCGGCAGAACCTGGAGATGTTCGGGCGGCTGTACCACCTGGGTGCCCGACGGGCCGGCGCGCGGGCCGACGAGCTCCTGGAGCGGTTCGGGCTCGCTGACACCGGACGCAAGCCCGTCAAGCAGTTCAGCGGCGGTATGCGTCGCCGTCTGGACCTCGCGGCCTCGCTGATCACGGAGCCGGAGGTGCTCTTCCTGGACGAGCCCACGACCGGACTCGACCCGCGCGGCCGCGGCGAGGTGTGGGAGTCGGTGCGCTCCCTGGTGGGCGGAGGGACGACCGTTCTGCTCACCACGCAGTACCTGGAGGAGGCCGACCAGCTCGCCGACCGGATCTCGGTCGTTGACCACGGCCGGGTCGTCGCCGACGGCACGGCCGACGAGCTGAAGGCCAAGGTCGGCGGCGACCGCATCGACGTCGTCCTGCGGGACGGGCGGCGGCTAGCCGAGGCGGCGCGGCTGCTGCCCGCCCTCGGATCCGAGGTGACGGTGGACGCCGACCGGCGCCGGATCAGCGCGCCCGTCACGGACCGGATGGCGGCGTTGGCCGAGACCGTACGGGCTCTGGAGGCGGCCGGGATCGAGGCGGAGGACATCGCCCTGCGGCGGCCGACCCTCGACGAGGTCTTCCTCCATCTGACCGGCGACGCACAGGACGAGGAAGCGGAGGTGGCGGCATGA